From Scleropages formosus chromosome 1, fSclFor1.1, whole genome shotgun sequence, a single genomic window includes:
- the bmp2b gene encoding bone morphogenetic protein 2b has translation MVASLRALAVLALAQVFLGAASGLIPEAGRRRYSEWSRQSAQLSDGVLDEFERRLLNMFGLKRRPSPSPLTVVPPYMLELYELYSGSREPSPRRSSASTGKHLERSASAANTVRSFHHEESLEALSRENGKTTQQFLFNLTSIPGAELVTSAELRIFRDQVMGTITNSSGYHRINIYEVLKPALSSKEPITRLLDTRLVQHSLSKWESFDVSLAVMRWTTEGQTNHGFVVEVVHMDSHSEDARKHVRISRSLHEDENSWPQLRPLLVTFSHDGNGRVLHTREKRQAKTKQKKKHKASCKRHSLYVDFSDVGWNDWIVAPPGYHAFYCHGECPFPLADHLNSTNHAIVQTLVNSVNTNIPRACCVPTELSPISLLYLDEYEKVILKNYQDMVVEGCGCR, from the exons ATGGTGGCCTCGCTCCGCGCGCTCGCCGTGCTCGCGCTCGCTCAGGTGTTCCTCGGAGCCGCCAGCGGACTTATCCCCGAGGCTGGGCGCCGCCGCTACAGCGAGTGGAGCAGGCAGAGCGCGCAGCTGTCCGACGGCGTCCTGGACGAGTTCGAGCGGCGCCTGCTCAACATGTTCGGACTGAAGCGGAGACCGAGCCCGAGCCCACTCACGGTCGTGCCGCCCTATATGCTGGAGCTTTACGAGCTCTACTCGGGTAGCCGCGAGCCGAGCCCGCGCAGGAGCTCAGCCTCCACGGGGAAACATCTCGAACGCTCGGCCAGCGCGGCCAACACGGTGCGGAGCTTCCACCACGAAG AATCCTTGGAGGCCCTTTCTAGAGAAAATGGAAAGACAACACAACAGTTCTTGTTCAATCTCACCTCCATCCCTGGTGCAGAGCTTGTCACATCTGCGGAGTTGAGAATCTTCCGGGACCAGGTGATGGGGACTATCACCAACAGCAGTGGGTATCACCGCATCAATATATACGAAGTCTTAAAGCCTGCACTTTCTTCCAAGGAGCCTATCACAAGACTGCTGGACACTAGGCTGGTGCAGCACAGCCTCAGCAAGTGGGAGAGCTTTGACGTCAGCCTCGCTGTCATGCGGTGGACTACTGAAGGGCAAACCAACCACGgttttgtggtggaggtggtccACATGGACAGTCACAGTGAGGATGCTAGGAAGCACGTGAGGATCAGCAGGTCCCTGCATGAGGACGAGAACTCATGGCCTCAGCTGAGGCCACTGCTGGTAACTTTCAGCCATGATGGAAATGGGCGTGTTCTTCATACCCGGGAGAAACGGCAGGCCAAGACtaagcagaagaagaagcacAAAGCAAGTTGCAAGAGGCATTCCTTGTATGTGGACTTTAGCGATGTGGGCTGGAATGACTGGATCGTTGCCCCTCCGGGGTATCATGCCTTTTACTGCCACGGGGAGTGCCCTTTTCCACTGGCAGATCACCTCAACTCCACAAATCATGCCATTGTTCAGACTTTGGTCAATTCAGTAAACACAAACATTCCTAGGGCTTGCTGTGTGCCCACAGAACTCAGTCCAATTTCCCTTCTCTACCTGGATGAATATGAAAAAGTTATACTGAAAAACTATCAGGATATGGTTGTTGAAGGCTGTGGTTgtcgatga